The following proteins come from a genomic window of Leptospira andrefontaineae:
- the tyrS gene encoding tyrosine--tRNA ligase, translating into MEPKKQIELIRRGTVDLISEEELTSKLTKKKSLKIKAGFDPTAPDLHLGHFVLLRKLRHFQDLGHEVNFLLGDFTAMIGDPTGKSETRKRLSKEEVLKNSETYQNQVFKVLDKEKTKIVYNSRWCSGMNFEDVLVLTSKYSVAQILERDDFSKRYKGGQPISLIEFLYPLVQGYDSVEMEADVELGGTDQKFNLLVGRELQREYGKEAQCVITLPLLVGLDGVKKMSKSLGNYVGITEEPIDMFGKLMSISDELMWNYFELLTDLPMESVSERKKGIESGGLHPKEVKTELAKLIMDQFSSSDANLEAIEEWNKVHNPKARAIPGNIPETKLGPEFFQESETPQLIWVLAKLGFVPSTSEARRLIKSGGIYVDEEKLSDEKFTVSKNAEYLIRQGKKGKFIRLVS; encoded by the coding sequence ATGGAACCTAAAAAACAAATCGAATTGATACGACGTGGGACAGTCGACCTGATCAGCGAAGAGGAACTTACCTCTAAACTTACTAAAAAAAAGTCCTTAAAAATCAAAGCCGGTTTCGACCCGACAGCTCCCGACCTTCATCTGGGGCATTTCGTTTTACTTAGAAAATTAAGGCATTTCCAAGATTTGGGTCATGAGGTGAATTTCCTACTGGGGGATTTTACCGCGATGATCGGAGATCCTACAGGAAAATCCGAAACCAGAAAAAGACTTTCTAAAGAAGAAGTTTTGAAAAACTCAGAAACCTACCAAAACCAAGTTTTCAAGGTTTTGGATAAGGAGAAAACTAAGATCGTCTATAATTCCCGTTGGTGTTCCGGGATGAATTTCGAAGACGTTCTGGTGCTGACCTCAAAATATAGTGTGGCCCAAATTTTAGAAAGGGACGATTTCAGTAAGCGTTATAAGGGCGGACAACCCATCTCTCTCATAGAATTTTTATACCCTCTCGTCCAAGGTTACGACTCCGTAGAAATGGAGGCCGACGTGGAATTGGGAGGAACGGACCAAAAATTCAACCTTCTTGTCGGTAGAGAATTACAGAGAGAATACGGAAAAGAGGCTCAATGTGTGATCACTCTGCCACTTCTCGTTGGTTTGGACGGGGTCAAAAAAATGTCCAAGTCCCTCGGAAATTACGTAGGGATTACGGAAGAACCGATAGATATGTTCGGAAAACTAATGTCCATTTCAGACGAACTGATGTGGAATTATTTCGAATTGCTTACAGATCTTCCTATGGAATCCGTTTCTGAGCGCAAAAAGGGTATCGAATCCGGAGGACTTCACCCTAAAGAGGTCAAAACAGAACTTGCGAAATTAATAATGGACCAATTCTCTTCTTCCGATGCAAATTTGGAAGCGATTGAAGAATGGAATAAGGTTCATAATCCGAAAGCAAGGGCCATTCCTGGGAATATTCCGGAAACAAAATTAGGGCCCGAATTTTTCCAAGAATCCGAAACCCCACAGCTGATCTGGGTCCTCGCCAAACTGGGATTTGTTCCTTCTACCTCAGAGGCAAGAAGGCTCATCAAGTCCGGGGGGATTTATGTCGACGAAGAGAAACTTTCGGATGAAAAATTTACTGTAAGTAAAAACGCAGAATACTTGATTCGCCAAGGCAAAAAAGGAAAATTCATCCGTCTGGTCAGTTGA
- a CDS encoding polysaccharide deacetylase family protein, translated as MLSEEESTVLSKTIKEIQDNEVESEVLEKKFRQIRIGSSVFFFLILSITTVFALARRLDSLQNTVQKQNEVISVLSEDITSLRLEEQQREEEVLRFKSSILDDVPDGDLSEEVNKNLGSLQAVIPKPGTGKNISRGNPNFKEISLTFDLGTGEDLQILYEFMMRFPIKVTLFVSNENPAKKGGSLFSKTNLVYLKKLAALDGRVVFGNHTWSHFNLPRSLKEPSLRKRALLSYVADEIPDFNILLEELTSVEDKFKTITGLTLTKYYRLPYGAVDQIILDVYATQGYENHIFWSNNTVGSLDVPDFVYKKYITKKDPGTGKTKLVQNPHYKTKEEMLDFLYRWEAADKNGMNGAIILMHLGSPRQSEKLIYILPDFIQAMLNKGYKFTTVPEVLNEKQD; from the coding sequence ATGCTCAGCGAAGAAGAATCCACAGTACTTTCCAAGACGATTAAGGAAATCCAGGACAACGAAGTAGAATCCGAGGTCCTGGAAAAAAAATTTCGTCAGATCCGTATCGGTTCTTCCGTATTCTTTTTCCTGATCTTAAGTATCACCACTGTTTTTGCTTTAGCAAGAAGATTGGATTCTCTCCAAAACACTGTCCAAAAACAAAACGAAGTTATCTCTGTTCTTTCGGAAGATATCACAAGTTTAAGATTAGAAGAACAACAAAGGGAAGAAGAAGTACTTCGTTTCAAGTCTTCTATCTTGGATGATGTGCCTGATGGAGATTTAAGTGAAGAAGTTAATAAAAACTTAGGTTCTTTACAAGCAGTTATTCCTAAACCGGGAACCGGTAAAAATATCAGTAGGGGAAATCCAAATTTTAAGGAAATCTCTCTTACATTCGATTTAGGTACCGGAGAAGATCTACAAATACTTTATGAATTTATGATGAGGTTCCCGATCAAGGTGACCTTATTTGTTTCAAACGAGAATCCTGCTAAAAAAGGAGGATCTTTATTCTCCAAAACAAATCTGGTCTATCTCAAAAAATTAGCTGCTTTGGATGGAAGGGTAGTTTTCGGGAACCATACCTGGAGTCATTTCAATTTACCTAGAAGTTTGAAAGAACCTTCTCTCAGAAAAAGAGCACTTCTAAGTTATGTGGCGGATGAGATCCCGGATTTTAATATTCTTTTAGAAGAATTAACTTCCGTAGAGGATAAATTTAAAACAATTACCGGGCTTACTCTTACCAAGTATTATAGATTACCTTACGGTGCGGTGGACCAGATCATTTTGGATGTATATGCAACACAAGGTTATGAAAACCATATCTTCTGGAGTAATAATACTGTAGGTTCTCTAGATGTTCCCGACTTCGTTTATAAGAAATATATAACCAAAAAGGATCCTGGGACCGGAAAAACAAAACTAGTACAGAACCCTCATTATAAAACCAAAGAAGAGATGTTGGACTTTTTATATCGTTGGGAAGCGGCAGACAAAAATGGGATGAACGGTGCTATTATTTTAATGCACCTTGGTTCACCTAGACAATCCGAAAAGCTGATCTATATTCTTCCTGATTTTATCCAAGCAATGTTAAACAAAGGTTATAAATTTACTACCGTTCCGGAAGTGTTGAACGAAAAGCAGGACTGA
- a CDS encoding efflux RND transporter permease subunit produces the protein MKSIIEYFLSKSIFVNLLTVLIILAGSFLAVKMNREAFPNINFDIVSISTLYLGASPQEVEKLVTNPLEKAIKEVDGIKEYRSASIEGRSGIVITLDPDTKDTQKVVDDIKSAIDRVEDLPEEVEDPIVTEITTARTPVIEVSITLKEDDGSVEAEKKLRAQAKIVEQALLDISGVAKVSRRGWRETEMQVDILPNRLFGFYLTGQDVIGALRNRNVNVPGGNITGLDKEIILRTIGEFDTPEEISKVHVRGNEIGNAIRIQDVARVTEGLREADYIENVNGTKTVALTVLKRRSADAIKVVDNVKSAVEKFRQNSPEFQYAFVNDLSKYIRRRLNVLISNAAFGMILVTGSLFFFLGWRVALMTALGIPVSFGATFFIMDQFGLTLNLISMFGLVLVVGILVDDAIIICENVYRYIEEGLPPYEATLKGTLEVVSPVTATVTTTIAAFAPLLFMPGIFGKFVFSIPLVVIIALCASLAEAFFILPNHLYDINKGGVKAGEIKEESGWFSKFRNTKYVPALRFALNNPWKMTIGIVSLLIASFIIQVLFSKFKLFPGSVDQFYVKVTAKTGASLNETYRYLEVIEKEIAKVPQEDLENYATRVGIIQANPNDPFTKRGKHYGMVMAYLTAEENRKKCHKTDDIIQKLRRKTLWLLNETSRKIEEEKIQKEAAETKNPCDIPEPVVIPEEFESLRGKLTTLEYEKVSGGPPVGKPVAIEIRGDNYDTLLKIASEYKGVLQRVYGVTDIADDFNEGKDEVRIRVSESLASTAGVSVFRVAQAINTAFQGTVATKIKRTDEEVEVKVRFPESYRKSVDSLNHVYVSNSIGKMIPVSRLVTMQRLPGVSNINHLDGKRLITVSANLAGGKQANSSQANAFAKRIADEEKIIDKYPGYIVRFGGENKDTEESMGSLGFLFLMALLIMYIIIASQFGSLMQPLVIGSAIPFSFIGVILAFVSHGESFGFLAMLGIVGLAGVVVNDSIVLVDFANTLRRENPNKNIKEILIDTGNLRLRAVTLTTVTTVLGLLPTAYGIGGYDPFLVPMALAFGWGLAFASIITLLMVPVFYLHLYNFQNWFSLKIEQFQAWLDRVFNNKKRSHRGTVYFPSSEFSSEPEQVSSNNKGKKKK, from the coding sequence ATGAAAAGTATCATCGAATATTTCCTCTCGAAAAGTATCTTCGTAAACCTACTCACAGTCCTGATCATTCTTGCCGGAAGTTTTCTTGCCGTTAAGATGAACAGAGAAGCCTTCCCAAATATCAACTTTGATATAGTTTCTATCTCCACTTTGTATCTGGGCGCTTCTCCGCAAGAGGTGGAAAAATTAGTCACGAATCCTCTCGAAAAAGCAATTAAGGAAGTGGATGGGATCAAAGAATATAGATCTGCTTCTATCGAAGGTAGATCCGGTATAGTGATCACATTGGATCCAGATACAAAGGATACCCAAAAGGTGGTGGATGATATTAAATCTGCCATAGACCGGGTAGAAGATCTTCCAGAAGAAGTTGAAGATCCGATCGTAACGGAGATTACAACTGCAAGAACCCCTGTTATCGAAGTTTCTATCACATTAAAAGAAGATGATGGATCGGTAGAAGCAGAGAAAAAACTTAGGGCCCAAGCAAAGATAGTTGAACAAGCACTTTTAGATATTTCAGGTGTTGCAAAGGTTTCTCGCAGAGGATGGAGAGAGACAGAAATGCAAGTGGATATCCTTCCAAATCGTCTATTCGGTTTCTATCTAACCGGTCAGGATGTGATAGGCGCATTAAGAAATCGTAACGTAAACGTTCCGGGTGGAAATATCACAGGTCTGGATAAGGAAATCATTCTTAGGACAATCGGGGAGTTTGACACTCCCGAAGAAATTTCTAAAGTTCATGTCAGAGGAAACGAGATAGGAAATGCGATCCGAATCCAAGATGTAGCAAGAGTTACTGAAGGTTTAAGAGAAGCGGACTATATTGAGAATGTAAACGGGACCAAAACTGTCGCGCTTACGGTTCTAAAAAGGCGGAGTGCGGATGCGATCAAGGTGGTGGACAACGTAAAATCCGCTGTAGAAAAATTCCGTCAAAATTCTCCTGAGTTCCAATATGCATTCGTAAACGATCTTTCTAAGTATATCCGACGCAGATTAAATGTTCTAATTTCTAATGCTGCTTTCGGGATGATCTTAGTCACAGGATCTCTTTTCTTCTTCTTAGGTTGGAGAGTGGCTCTTATGACCGCTCTCGGTATTCCTGTGTCATTCGGTGCAACATTTTTCATCATGGATCAGTTTGGACTGACCTTAAATCTGATCTCTATGTTCGGTCTAGTTTTGGTGGTCGGTATCCTTGTAGATGATGCGATCATTATCTGTGAGAACGTTTATCGATATATTGAAGAAGGGCTTCCTCCTTATGAGGCCACTTTAAAGGGAACTTTAGAAGTCGTTTCTCCAGTGACTGCAACTGTTACTACTACGATTGCCGCATTTGCTCCTCTTCTATTCATGCCTGGAATTTTCGGCAAGTTCGTATTTAGTATTCCTCTTGTGGTGATCATTGCGCTTTGTGCTTCTCTTGCGGAAGCATTCTTCATACTTCCAAACCACTTATATGATATCAATAAGGGTGGAGTAAAAGCTGGAGAGATCAAAGAAGAATCCGGATGGTTCTCTAAATTCAGGAATACTAAATATGTTCCTGCACTTAGATTCGCATTGAACAATCCATGGAAGATGACGATCGGGATCGTTTCCTTACTGATCGCAAGTTTTATCATTCAGGTATTATTTTCCAAATTTAAACTATTCCCAGGTTCCGTGGACCAGTTCTACGTAAAGGTTACTGCAAAAACGGGAGCAAGTTTGAATGAAACTTATCGATATTTAGAAGTAATCGAAAAAGAGATCGCAAAAGTCCCTCAGGAAGATTTGGAAAATTATGCGACTCGAGTGGGGATTATCCAAGCTAATCCGAATGATCCTTTTACCAAAAGGGGAAAACATTACGGAATGGTAATGGCTTATTTAACTGCGGAAGAGAACCGTAAAAAATGTCATAAGACAGACGATATCATCCAAAAACTCAGAAGAAAAACTCTTTGGTTACTCAACGAAACTTCTCGCAAAATAGAAGAAGAGAAAATCCAAAAAGAAGCAGCGGAAACCAAAAATCCTTGTGATATTCCCGAACCTGTTGTGATCCCAGAAGAATTTGAATCTCTTAGAGGGAAACTTACCACTTTAGAATATGAAAAAGTTTCTGGAGGCCCTCCTGTAGGAAAACCTGTTGCGATAGAGATCAGAGGAGATAATTATGATACTCTTCTAAAAATAGCGTCAGAATACAAAGGTGTATTACAAAGAGTATACGGAGTTACTGATATCGCTGACGACTTCAACGAAGGTAAAGATGAGGTCAGAATTAGGGTCAGCGAATCATTAGCTTCAACCGCCGGAGTCTCAGTATTTAGAGTTGCTCAAGCGATCAACACTGCATTCCAAGGAACTGTAGCAACTAAGATCAAAAGAACGGACGAAGAAGTAGAAGTAAAGGTCCGCTTTCCTGAATCTTACAGAAAGTCAGTAGATAGTTTGAACCATGTATATGTTTCCAATTCCATCGGCAAGATGATCCCAGTATCTAGGCTTGTGACAATGCAAAGACTTCCGGGTGTTTCCAATATCAATCACTTGGATGGAAAACGTCTCATAACTGTCTCTGCGAATCTTGCAGGTGGAAAACAAGCAAACTCAAGCCAAGCAAATGCTTTTGCAAAAAGAATAGCGGACGAAGAAAAGATCATAGATAAGTATCCTGGCTATATTGTCCGTTTCGGTGGTGAGAATAAAGATACGGAAGAATCCATGGGTTCCTTAGGATTTTTATTCTTAATGGCCTTACTCATTATGTATATCATCATCGCTTCTCAATTTGGATCTTTGATGCAACCACTCGTGATTGGAAGTGCTATCCCCTTCTCTTTTATTGGTGTGATCTTAGCATTTGTGAGTCACGGCGAATCTTTCGGATTCTTAGCAATGCTTGGGATTGTGGGCCTCGCAGGAGTTGTAGTAAACGACTCAATTGTACTTGTAGATTTTGCAAATACCTTACGTAGAGAAAATCCGAATAAGAACATTAAGGAAATCCTAATAGATACAGGAAATTTAAGGCTCAGGGCTGTGACCTTGACAACTGTAACTACAGTATTGGGACTTTTACCTACTGCATATGGTATCGGAGGATATGATCCGTTCCTAGTTCCAATGGCATTAGCATTCGGTTGGGGACTTGCATTTGCAAGTATCATCACACTTCTTATGGTGCCTGTGTTTTATCTTCATCTATACAATTTCCAGAATTGGTTCTCATTGAAAATAGAACAATTTCAAGCATGGTTAGATCGAGTTTTTAACAATAAAAAAAGATCGCATAGAGGAACTGTATATTTTCCAAGCTCTGAATTTTCAAGTGAGCCTGAACAGGTTTCATCTAATAATAAAGGTAAAAAGAAGAAGTAG
- the def gene encoding peptide deformylase: protein MSVRKILKIGDPLLRKTSETVHPDELGTKEFKKLIRDMFDTMRHADGVGLAAPQIGIMKKIVVVGSDPEDDSPSRVPERILINPEIKPITDSVDGNWEGCLSVPGMRGYVERPNKIQMKWMDEKGNTHEETIEGYSAIVYQHECDHLNGVLYVDRLKSTKMFGFNDSMELSGPILD from the coding sequence ATGTCAGTACGTAAAATTCTCAAAATCGGCGATCCACTTCTAAGAAAGACCAGTGAAACTGTACATCCGGACGAGCTGGGAACCAAAGAGTTCAAAAAATTGATCCGTGACATGTTCGATACAATGAGACATGCAGATGGAGTTGGACTTGCCGCTCCTCAGATCGGTATCATGAAGAAGATTGTGGTAGTCGGTTCCGACCCAGAGGATGACAGTCCATCAAGAGTTCCAGAAAGGATCCTAATCAATCCAGAGATCAAACCGATCACTGATTCAGTAGACGGTAACTGGGAAGGTTGTCTTTCCGTTCCGGGTATGAGGGGTTATGTAGAAAGACCCAATAAGATCCAAATGAAATGGATGGATGAAAAAGGAAACACTCACGAGGAAACAATCGAGGGATATTCTGCAATCGTATACCAGCATGAATGCGATCACCTAAACGGAGTTTTGTACGTAGATAGATTAAAGAGTACAAAAATGTTCGGGTTCAACGATTCCATGGAACTAAGCGGTCCTATACTGGACTAA
- a CDS encoding SpoIIE family protein phosphatase: MFDSFLREAIGLTHADLGGIFSTTESANIRQISGRNERELIEAAHWAFSQSGKDLLLERGKTPPWAKSPSSYPLLVVRLKVDDLDSSLKANRASYAVLVLQGKTTADRFSKTDFELLRTTCKTVGRLLKESHVSGDASLVTLSLLATTQLVLEAAQAKRQSERFDFLLTEVIRVSGLINSSLDLSQLLEAIMLSSKTVFRTEACSVLLLDESKEYLYFHTVLGEKSEAVTKMQVPVGKGVAGLVVRERKPMIINDAQNDDRVYKEVDKASQFTTRNIMAAPLVANDEVIGVIEAINTVDREKFTGEDLELFLSFSGTSALAIQKTGLLQNLENANKDLRKKVSELESLFDLSQAVSLSTNRLGLVRKSIRLIIRELDASVAGIFLYSLSKENFINCAYFDGKSEKIDRFLEEEIIGTQVLSSVKEGLPVLKRDILDQPFPHELDRRYLKGSYIIVPLFLSSGEPYGALTVADRKDKLSYQDSDFRLLQTMASQFTKGFEAFRLRNEMLEKKAIQQEMEITRKIQQNILPSEKVFHSNFDLGILSVPAKDVSGDFYDYYQYSDGQYSFLIADVSGKSLPAALFMAMSSSIIRTLARNHDLSPEEILKQGNELIFEDSHFGMFVTAFFIHYNPSLFTIEYASAGHNDQVWIKEDGSYELLKGQGPPLGVIPTAKYKGGNFTVKPGDIFVLYTDGAVEEKDAQGNEFGLERMIEEIKSRRHLPAQKIVEELYATIRSFSSGKEPFDDFTVLLLKYNNDFQFFRTFDANTGQIPIFREFIYDAIKVRNLPDFLRDDILLAGDEAATNIVMHGYKDTLLRNPKFDCKIRFTEDSITIVLTDSGKGFDRTNVKDPSIEENLTGKRKGGFGVYLIETLMDVVDYKMEEGRNILTLQKFFR, from the coding sequence ATCTTCGATAGTTTTTTGAGAGAGGCGATTGGACTCACTCATGCAGATCTAGGCGGAATATTTTCCACAACGGAATCCGCTAATATACGACAGATATCCGGGCGTAATGAAAGAGAACTCATAGAAGCTGCACACTGGGCATTCTCACAATCCGGAAAAGATCTACTTTTAGAAAGGGGTAAAACTCCTCCCTGGGCAAAATCTCCGAGTAGTTATCCACTTTTAGTTGTCCGATTGAAAGTAGACGATCTGGATTCCAGCCTAAAAGCAAATCGAGCAAGTTATGCAGTTTTAGTTTTACAGGGAAAAACAACTGCGGATCGTTTTTCTAAAACCGATTTTGAACTTCTTCGTACTACATGCAAGACAGTTGGAAGATTATTAAAAGAATCTCATGTATCCGGAGATGCTTCCTTAGTTACACTTTCCTTACTGGCAACAACTCAGCTTGTATTGGAGGCCGCACAAGCTAAAAGACAATCAGAACGTTTCGACTTCTTACTTACGGAAGTAATTCGTGTTTCCGGATTAATTAATTCCTCCTTAGATCTTTCTCAACTTTTGGAAGCGATCATGCTTTCTTCTAAGACTGTATTCAGAACGGAAGCGTGTAGTGTTCTTCTTTTAGATGAATCAAAGGAATATTTATATTTCCATACGGTTCTTGGTGAAAAAAGTGAAGCAGTCACAAAGATGCAGGTCCCTGTTGGAAAAGGTGTGGCGGGACTTGTAGTTCGAGAGCGTAAGCCAATGATCATCAACGACGCCCAGAATGATGATCGGGTTTATAAAGAGGTGGATAAGGCTTCTCAATTCACTACTCGAAATATTATGGCGGCTCCTTTAGTTGCAAACGACGAAGTAATCGGCGTAATTGAAGCAATCAACACAGTTGATAGAGAGAAGTTTACTGGAGAAGATCTTGAACTTTTCTTAAGCTTTTCAGGAACTTCTGCGTTAGCTATACAGAAAACCGGACTTCTTCAAAACTTAGAGAATGCAAACAAGGATCTCCGCAAAAAAGTCTCCGAGTTAGAATCCTTATTCGATCTATCCCAAGCGGTTAGTCTTTCTACAAATAGACTGGGACTTGTCCGAAAATCCATCCGATTGATCATCAGAGAGTTGGACGCAAGTGTTGCCGGGATCTTCTTATACAGCCTTTCTAAAGAGAATTTTATTAACTGCGCTTATTTTGACGGAAAATCAGAAAAGATCGATAGGTTTTTAGAAGAAGAAATCATCGGAACCCAAGTTTTATCCAGTGTAAAGGAAGGTCTCCCTGTATTAAAAAGGGATATTTTGGACCAGCCATTCCCTCATGAGCTAGATAGAAGATATTTAAAAGGTTCTTATATTATTGTTCCATTATTCTTATCCAGTGGAGAACCTTACGGGGCCTTGACTGTTGCGGATAGAAAGGATAAACTTTCTTATCAGGATTCGGATTTCCGATTATTGCAAACAATGGCTTCCCAGTTCACAAAGGGATTTGAAGCTTTCCGTTTAAGAAATGAGATGTTGGAAAAAAAAGCGATCCAACAGGAGATGGAAATTACTCGGAAGATCCAACAGAATATTCTTCCGTCTGAAAAAGTATTTCATTCCAATTTTGATCTGGGAATTCTTTCGGTTCCTGCTAAGGATGTGTCCGGAGATTTTTACGATTATTACCAATACAGTGACGGTCAGTATTCATTTTTGATCGCGGATGTTTCCGGAAAAAGTTTGCCTGCAGCTCTTTTTATGGCTATGAGTTCTTCTATCATTCGGACTCTTGCCAGAAATCATGACTTGAGTCCGGAAGAAATTTTAAAACAAGGAAATGAGTTAATTTTCGAAGATTCTCATTTCGGAATGTTCGTAACTGCATTCTTCATTCATTATAATCCTTCTTTGTTTACGATAGAATATGCGTCTGCGGGTCATAATGATCAGGTCTGGATCAAAGAAGATGGTTCTTACGAATTATTAAAAGGGCAGGGACCTCCACTTGGTGTGATCCCGACTGCAAAATACAAGGGTGGAAATTTTACGGTTAAGCCGGGAGATATTTTTGTTCTATATACCGACGGAGCTGTAGAAGAAAAAGATGCCCAAGGAAATGAATTCGGTCTGGAAAGAATGATCGAGGAAATCAAATCCAGAAGACATCTTCCTGCGCAAAAAATTGTGGAAGAATTATACGCTACCATTCGTTCCTTCTCCTCCGGAAAAGAACCTTTCGACGATTTCACTGTACTCCTATTGAAGTACAATAATGATTTCCAATTTTTCAGGACTTTCGATGCGAATACCGGTCAAATTCCGATCTTCCGAGAATTTATTTATGATGCTATCAAAGTCAGAAATCTGCCTGACTTCTTAAGAGATGATATTCTTTTGGCGGGAGACGAGGCAGCTACGAATATCGTAATGCACGGTTATAAAGATACTCTGCTCAGAAATCCGAAATTCGATTGTAAAATTCGGTTCACTGAAGATTCTATCACGATCGTGCTGACTGATTCCGGAAAAGGATTCGACAGAACGAATGTGAAAGACCCGTCCATAGAGGAAAACCTCACCGGAAAAAGAAAAGGCGGATTCGGTGTGTATCTGATAGAGACATTGATGGACGTGGTGGATTATAAAATGGAAGAGGGAAGAAACATACTCACTCTCCAAAAATTTTTCCGCTGA
- a CDS encoding STAS domain-containing protein: MELTVEIKGNSRVIHLIGNMDVHNTHRIEQAFMDHIRKATESNIVLDMSNVEFVSSAGLRVIVGSLRVCKEREIQLKLAALRPAVRKVFEIIDMDSLFKIYDTVDSSLQ, from the coding sequence ATGGAACTGACGGTAGAAATAAAAGGGAACTCTAGAGTGATCCATCTGATTGGGAATATGGACGTTCATAATACCCATAGGATAGAACAGGCGTTCATGGATCATATCCGAAAGGCAACAGAGTCCAATATCGTCTTGGATATGTCCAACGTAGAGTTCGTTTCTTCCGCAGGTTTAAGAGTAATCGTAGGTTCTTTAAGAGTTTGTAAGGAAAGAGAGATCCAACTCAAACTTGCGGCTTTACGTCCAGCAGTTCGTAAGGTTTTCGAGATCATAGATATGGATTCCCTTTTTAAGATCTATGATACGGTAGATTCTAGCCTCCAATAA
- a CDS encoding acyl-CoA carboxylase subunit beta, translated as MSEQAYSINNPFQSSGPSESQPVSSIYDDANAMGKELLEKPLQGGGTDRILVQHSKGRMTVWERIKVLTNSEPNILYQNWGKNLDGASLITGILNINGRDVAIYGHDFTLRAGSMDATNGNKLARLIYMAGEHGIPLIGMNDSAGAYVPAGVGGLDGYSEAFTALRKISGVVPSLMLMFGFNAGGGAYLPRQGSFMIQPENTFFGLTGPGVVKSVLGEDISADDLGGPKVHGQSGVVDLVTNDELGALRTALRLLSYLPDNSSSAAPFHPTSDPTDRFIYEEEILFKKTFNSPTGMNTPFDITLYIQNICDHGQYFEIQPQRSRNLVTAFGRLGGHVVGFVANNSAVSSGQIDIGAARKGTRFIRFCNVYNIPLIFLEDTTGFLPGKEQEQNGIVLEGRKLLDSIIDIRTPRLTLIIRNAFGGAYASFNSYHTGADMVFALPTARIAVMGPAGKDYVYKDEITAIQKEYKENLKNGVSEKDAAATRDKKLQLLSQKYEKDLMNPKEALSLGSVSRIVLPGTTRNILFKNLDYLIRHYKPGPMSGPQREFE; from the coding sequence ATGTCGGAACAAGCGTACTCTATAAATAATCCGTTTCAATCTTCTGGTCCATCGGAATCTCAACCCGTTTCCAGTATTTACGACGATGCCAATGCAATGGGCAAAGAGTTATTGGAGAAACCTCTACAAGGTGGAGGAACGGATAGGATCCTAGTACAACATTCTAAAGGAAGAATGACTGTTTGGGAAAGAATCAAAGTCCTTACCAATTCAGAACCCAATATTCTCTACCAAAACTGGGGAAAAAATTTAGATGGGGCTTCCTTAATTACAGGTATTTTAAATATTAACGGAAGGGACGTAGCGATTTACGGACATGACTTCACTCTCAGAGCGGGGTCCATGGATGCTACGAACGGAAACAAACTCGCAAGACTTATCTATATGGCTGGCGAGCACGGTATTCCTCTGATCGGAATGAATGACTCTGCAGGTGCATATGTTCCTGCTGGAGTGGGTGGTCTCGACGGATATTCCGAAGCATTTACAGCACTCAGAAAGATCAGCGGCGTGGTCCCAAGCTTAATGCTTATGTTTGGATTTAACGCGGGTGGTGGAGCATATCTTCCAAGACAAGGTTCCTTCATGATCCAACCGGAGAATACATTCTTCGGTCTGACGGGACCCGGAGTTGTTAAATCGGTTTTAGGTGAAGATATAAGCGCTGACGATCTGGGAGGACCAAAAGTCCACGGACAGAGCGGGGTAGTTGACTTAGTCACTAATGATGAGTTGGGAGCCTTAAGAACGGCACTCAGACTTCTATCTTATCTTCCTGATAATAGTTCAAGTGCTGCACCTTTCCATCCAACTTCTGATCCTACAGATAGATTCATCTACGAAGAAGAGATCTTATTCAAAAAGACATTCAATTCTCCTACAGGGATGAATACACCTTTCGATATCACATTATATATCCAGAATATTTGTGATCATGGGCAATACTTCGAGATCCAGCCTCAAAGATCCAGAAACTTAGTCACCGCTTTCGGTAGATTGGGCGGACATGTGGTAGGATTTGTTGCGAATAACTCTGCAGTTTCTTCCGGTCAGATCGATATCGGTGCCGCAAGAAAAGGAACAAGATTTATTCGTTTCTGTAACGTTTATAATATTCCTTTAATCTTCTTAGAAGATACCACTGGATTCTTGCCTGGAAAAGAGCAGGAACAAAACGGTATCGTTTTAGAAGGAAGAAAACTTCTGGATTCGATCATCGATATTCGCACTCCAAGATTAACACTCATTATCAGAAACGCATTCGGTGGAGCTTACGCAAGTTTCAACTCCTACCATACAGGTGCGGACATGGTATTTGCACTTCCTACAGCAAGGATTGCAGTAATGGGACCTGCAGGTAAGGATTACGTTTACAAAGACGAGATCACCGCCATCCAAAAAGAATATAAGGAAAATCTGAAGAATGGTGTGTCTGAAAAGGACGCCGCTGCGACCAGGGACAAAAAACTGCAACTTCTATCTCAGAAATATGAGAAAGATCTAATGAACCCTAAGGAAGCGTTATCTTTAGGATCCGTTTCCAGGATCGTTCTTCCGGGAACTACCAGAAACATCCTATTCAAAAATTTAGATTATTTAATCCGACACTACAAACCTGGACCGATGTCCGGACCTCAAAGGGAATTCGAGTAA